GCCGTGCTTGGCGGGCACTTCGATGAAATAGCCGAGCACCTTGTTGTGCTTGATCTTGAGCGAGGCGGTTTCGGTCTCGTCGCGATACTTCGCCTCCAGCGCCGCAATCGCGCGCCGCGCATTGCCGCTGGTTTCGCGCAGCGCGTCGAGCGCGTGATCGTAGCCTTCGGCGATAAAACCGCCCTGGCTGCGTTCGGTCGGCGGGGAGGGAACGAGCGCGCGCGACAGATGGTCGACCAGTGCCCCGTGCCCGCCGAGCGCGCCGGCCATTCGGTCGAGCAGCGGGGGCAGGTCCGCGCTTTGCGAAAGCATGTCGCGCACGCGGCGCGCCTCCGACAGTCCGTCGCGGATCTGGCCCAGATCGCGCGGGCTGCCGCGGCCTGCCCCGATGCGGCCCAGGGCGCGCCCGATATCGGGTGCCTGCCGCAGGATTGCGCGCAGGTCCGCGCGCAGCAGCGGGTCGACGTGGAAGTGATGGACGGCGGCGAGCCGTTCCTCGACCGCGCCGAGATCGGCCAGAGGGGCGGACAGGTCCTCGGCCAGTTGCCGCGCACCGGCGCCGGTGGCGCAGCGATCGACGCAGGCGATGAGGCTGCCTTCCCGCCCGCCGTTCTGCGCGGCGAGGATTTCGAGGCTGGTCCTCGTCGCCGCATCCATTGCCAAGTGCGCGCCCGATCCGCGCGCGACCGGCGGCAGGAGGAACGGCAGCTGGCCGCGCCCCGCATGGTCGAGATAGGCGATTAGACCGCCCGCCGCCGCCAGCATGGGGCGCGTAAAGTCTCCGAGGCCGTCCAGCGTCGCGACGCCGTGGAGCTGCTTGAGGCGTGCCTCGCCGTCTTCGCTGCGGAAGTCTGCGCGGGGCCGGGCGATCACCTCGTCAGTGCCGTCGTCCCAATCGTCCGGAGCGACAATTTCGCTCGCTCCAAGACGCGCCAGTGCGGCATCGAGCCGGTCGGGCGCGCATTCTTCCAGTTCCATACGGCCGGTCGAAATGTCGCAGGAGGCGAGCCCGACCGCGTCGCGCACCGGGGCGATCGCGACCAGGAGGTTCGCGCGGCGCGGTTCCAGCAGCGCCTCTTCGGTCAGCGTCCCGGCCGTGACGAAGCGCACGATGTCGCGCGCTACCAGCGTTTTCGAAACCGGCTTGCCTTCGCGCCTCGCGCGCTCCTTCGCCTCGTCGGGCGTTTCCGTCTGCTCGGCAATGGCGACCCGGCACCCGCCCTTGATCAGGCGCGCAAGATAGCCTTCCGCCGCATGGACCGGCACGCCGCACATCGGCACCGGCTCTCCGCCGTGTTCGCCGCGGCTGGTCAGCGCGATGTCGAGCACGCCGGCCGCAACCCGCGCATCGTCGAAGAACAGTTCGAAGAAATCGCCCATGCGATAGAACAAGAGCGCATCGCCCGCTTCGCGTTTGAGCGCGAGGTATTGTTCCATCATCGGGGTGGGTTTGCCGGACATCCTCTACGCCGTAGCGGGGCGGCGCGCGATTCGGGAAGCGGCGCAAAGCGTCTTTCCCCCTATGACTTGTGACCAAATGCCCTTAGGGCGAGGGCAATAAAGGACACAGGGACATTCATGGCCGACGAAAAACCGACCGCATTCACCACGCGCGAGGCGCTGTTCTATCACGAGACGATCCGTCCCGGTAAGATCGAGATCATCGCGTCGAAGCCCATGGCCAGCCAGCGCGATCTCAGCCTGGCCTATTCGCCGGGCGTGGCTGCGCCGGTCGAAGCGATTGCGGCAAACCCGCAGGATGCGGCGAAGTATACGGCGCGTTCCAACCTCGTCGCGGTCATTTCCAACGGCACTGCGATCCTCGGCCTCGGCAACCTCGGCGCGCTCGCGTCGAAGCCGGTGATGGAAGGCAAGGCAGTCCTGTTCAAACGCTTTGCCGACGTGGATTCGATCGATATCGAACTCGACACGGAAGACCCCGACAAGTTCATCGAGGCGGTCGCGCTGATGGAACCGACGTTCGGTGGCATCAACCTCGAAGACATCGCCGCGCCCGAGTGCTTC
This DNA window, taken from Qipengyuania seohaensis, encodes the following:
- the mutS gene encoding DNA mismatch repair protein MutS, producing the protein MSGKPTPMMEQYLALKREAGDALLFYRMGDFFELFFDDARVAAGVLDIALTSRGEHGGEPVPMCGVPVHAAEGYLARLIKGGCRVAIAEQTETPDEAKERARREGKPVSKTLVARDIVRFVTAGTLTEEALLEPRRANLLVAIAPVRDAVGLASCDISTGRMELEECAPDRLDAALARLGASEIVAPDDWDDGTDEVIARPRADFRSEDGEARLKQLHGVATLDGLGDFTRPMLAAAGGLIAYLDHAGRGQLPFLLPPVARGSGAHLAMDAATRTSLEILAAQNGGREGSLIACVDRCATGAGARQLAEDLSAPLADLGAVEERLAAVHHFHVDPLLRADLRAILRQAPDIGRALGRIGAGRGSPRDLGQIRDGLSEARRVRDMLSQSADLPPLLDRMAGALGGHGALVDHLSRALVPSPPTERSQGGFIAEGYDHALDALRETSGNARRAIAALEAKYRDETETASLKIKHNKVLGYFIEVPAKHGDKLMAPDSGFAHRQTMAGAVRFNSVGLHEEASRIAEAGAHALAAEEEHFEQLVGEVCTDREAIAATAAALARIDVSAALAERAVEGDWSRPEMLDEPCLDVTGGRHPVVEQALAKAGERFVANDCALGPDDRLWLIGGPNMGGKSTFLRQNALIMLLAQAGSFVPATSAKIGLADRLFSRVGASDNLARGRSTFMVEMVETAAILSQATDRSFVILDEVGRGTSTYDGMALAWAVVEAVHEQLACRCLFATHYHELSRLADTCEALSLHHVRAREWKGDLVLLHELAKGAADRSYGLSVAKLAGVPAPVIKRAKAVLDKLEKGRAETGGLAAGLGDLPLFAASVEAAEEQDDGLGALIDAIDVDALSPREALEKLYELKAQAAERKV